A part of Winslowiella toletana genomic DNA contains:
- a CDS encoding PLP-dependent aminotransferase family protein has translation MSIAGTDQESQGSRYRQIAEQIKQAIHDGTLPPDTRLPSVRTLATQYSVSLTTALKTLRSLEDEHYAVARPKSGFFVAPLTRPQRDKLALPEQSREIAPLDEQTELHLAMVGTDCRIRLDLANGASSLYPIKKIGLLMRQMGYTKPFLLGNTVKGTGYSPLKAEIARRAIDYGCNINPDDILITNGCIEALSLSLRATVKPGDVVAVESPCYFVLLQMLHNLDLRVIEVEAGPEGYIHVEKLTALFKRKAVKAFVTLANINNPLGKSIPNEQKAYIARQADENDVIIIEDDIFGDTAFGERRPFPMRAFSPNAILCSGFSKTVAPGIRIGWVCSSNYMRKIASLKYTSTMGTSVLSQAAIAELLRNGGYDAHLRKLRRELANQISHMRRAVLRYFPAGTRVSDPEGGYVLWVEMPPQALNVRALFIKARNAGIGIAPGHIFATDHRYDHCFRLNAGFGWNEEVEQAIKQLAQWCSQSLVEM, from the coding sequence ATGTCCATTGCTGGAACAGATCAGGAGAGTCAGGGAAGCCGTTACCGCCAGATTGCCGAGCAGATTAAACAGGCAATCCACGATGGTACGCTGCCGCCCGATACCCGTTTGCCTTCTGTGCGCACACTGGCAACCCAGTACAGTGTCAGCCTGACGACGGCGCTAAAAACGCTGCGTTCGCTGGAGGATGAGCATTACGCGGTGGCCAGACCCAAATCGGGATTCTTTGTCGCGCCATTAACCCGGCCGCAGCGCGATAAACTGGCGCTGCCGGAGCAGTCGCGCGAGATTGCGCCACTGGATGAGCAGACTGAACTGCATCTGGCGATGGTGGGCACCGACTGTCGTATCCGGCTCGATCTGGCGAACGGCGCCAGCTCACTCTATCCGATCAAAAAGATTGGTCTGCTGATGCGCCAGATGGGTTATACCAAACCCTTCCTGCTGGGAAATACGGTGAAAGGCACCGGCTATTCGCCGCTTAAAGCTGAAATTGCCCGGCGCGCCATTGATTATGGCTGCAATATTAATCCTGACGATATTCTGATTACCAATGGCTGTATTGAAGCCCTCTCGCTCTCTTTACGCGCCACGGTAAAGCCCGGCGATGTGGTGGCGGTGGAATCTCCCTGCTATTTTGTGCTGCTGCAAATGCTGCATAATTTAGATTTACGCGTGATTGAAGTGGAGGCCGGACCGGAAGGTTATATTCACGTGGAGAAATTAACCGCATTATTTAAACGCAAAGCGGTAAAAGCATTTGTCACGCTGGCGAATATTAATAACCCGCTGGGAAAAAGTATTCCCAACGAACAGAAAGCCTATATTGCCCGTCAGGCGGATGAAAATGACGTGATTATTATTGAGGATGATATTTTTGGTGATACCGCTTTTGGTGAACGCCGTCCTTTTCCGATGCGCGCCTTTAGCCCGAATGCGATTCTGTGCAGCGGATTCTCGAAAACCGTCGCGCCGGGGATCCGTATTGGCTGGGTATGCAGCAGCAACTATATGCGCAAAATCGCTTCGCTAAAATATACCTCGACGATGGGCACTTCGGTGCTGTCGCAGGCGGCTATCGCCGAGCTGCTGCGTAATGGCGGCTACGATGCCCATCTGCGCAAATTACGCCGTGAACTGGCGAATCAGATTAGCCATATGCGCCGCGCGGTGCTGCGCTATTTCCCGGCAGGCACCCGGGTTTCGGATCCGGAAGGTGGCTATGTGTTATGGGTCGAAATGCCGCCGCAGGCGTTGAATGTGCGGGCGCTGTTTATCAAGGCGCGTAATGCCGGGATTGGCATTGCGCCAGGCCATATTTTTGCCACCGATCATCGCTATGACCACTGTTTCCGGCTGAATGCCGGTTTTGGCTGGAATGAAGAAGTAGAGCAGGCGATTAAACAGCTGGCGCAGTGGTGTTCGCAGTCATTGGTTGAAATGTAG